The Parcubacteria group bacterium genome contains the following window.
GAATTCTGTCTTCGAACCGATGGATTTCGGTTAATCCGAAATAAGGTTCAACTCCTCCGGAACATCCAGCAAGAATCCTAATCTCTCCAGTCGGAGCAATAGTTGTAACCGTGCAGTTCCTTATAGGTTCCTCGTCTTTATAAATGCTTTGATCCCAGAGAGGAAACGGTCCTCGTTTGACGGCTAAACGTCTTGATTCGCGATGGCCCATTTTATTGACAAAAGCAGAAACTTCTTCCGCCATCCGACAAGCGTCATCAGACGCATATGGCACATCAAGATATGCCAGCATATCTGCCCAACCCATCACTCCAAGACCTATGCGCCGAATTTTATGAGCCAAATCAGTGATTTGAGGTAGTGGGTAAGGATTTAGCTCAATTACGTTGTCTAAAAAGTGAACCGCCAATTCGGTCGATTTTTTCAGGTTTTCCCAATCGACTAGATAACCGGAACCTTCTTTATAAACGAAATTTGCGAGATTAAGCGAACCAAGATTGCAAACGTCAAAATCAAACAGCGGCTGCTCTCCGCAGGGATTAGTGGCATTAATGGTCTTAAGAGCCGGAATCGGATTTGCCCGTCCGGCGTTAGTTCGATCAATAAACCACAATCCGGGATCGCCAGTTTCCCACGCCATATTCACAATCATTTCGAAAACTTCCCTAGCCTTAAGTCGTCCGACAACTTTTCCATCTTGAGGATCAATCAAATCGTATTCGGTGTTTTCACGGACTGCCTTCATAAATACATCGGTTGCTGCGACAGAAATATTAAAGTTAGCAATCTGGGTCGCTAAAAGGGATTTTCTAAGCAGTTCTAATGCATAACTGCTGTACAGATATTCTTTGATTCCTTCATAAGTAGCTTTGTTTTTTCCAGTCAAAGTGCTTTTGCTTCGGATAAAATCCAAAATATCCGGATGGTGAACATTCATAACCGCCATATTGGCGCCTCGACGCATACCGCCCTGCTTAACATGTTCGGTAGAAGTATTGAATACTTCAAGGAAAGAAAGCGGGCCGGAAGAACGGCCGCGAGTCGACTTTACTAATGCGTTTTTCGGACGCAGTGAAGAAAACGAGAATCCGGTTCCACCGCCAGATTTGTGGATTATCGCCTGCCACTTAATGGCGTCGTATATTTCATCCATGGAATCTTCAATCGGTAGAACAAAACACGCGGAAAATTGTAGTCCATTACCGGTACCGGCGTTGTAAATCGTCGGAGCGTTAGGGAAGAATTTTCGTTCGGCCATAAGACTATAAAATTCCCTAGCTAAAGCGATGATTTCTTCTTCAGAGTGGCCGAATTTCTTATCAGCCGAGGCGATGAAATAAGCGACTCGCCAACACATCCCTTCTACGGTTTCCGTAACTTGTCCGTCTTTGTCTCGCCTCAAATATCGTTCGTTGATAAGCTTTATAGCATCTTCAGTCCATTCACACTTAACCAAGTCGTCCGGCATAACCGCAATAGTAACCTTCTTTTGCTGTATCATTCTCGCCTCCATTTTTATGCTGTAAAAGATCTAAAAAGTAAAAAAAGTATAGCATAAAGAAATTTTTGGTCAAAATCGTAAAACTGTGGACAAATCATCGTGAAACATATAACATGGAACACGCAACATGAAACGCAAAAATATTTATGTTACATGTTACGTGTTGCGTGAAACTATGTTATCAATAAACGACTTACAAAATGGAACATACATCGTTTACGAAAATGCGCCTTACCAGGTTTTGGAAGTGCGCCATCTTCATATAGGGCGCGGCGGTTCCAGTATTCAAACCAAGCTTAAAAATTTAAAAACCGGCCAGGTTTTGGCGCGCAATTTCAAACCGGCCGATATGTTTGAAGAAGCCGATGTTGAAAAAAGAAAAGTAAAATATTTATATAATCATCGAGACGAATACTGGTTTGCGGAAGAAAAAAACGAGAAAAACAGGTTTATAATCAAAGTTGACGTGCTGGGAGATATAATTCATTTTCTTAAACCAAATACAATGGTTGAAGCGCTTAATTTCAAAGGAGAAATCTTAACTATTACTCTGCCTATTAAAATGGATTTTAAAGTTATCGAAGCGCCTCCGGCCACGCGCGGCAACACGGCCCAGGGCGGCACCAAAACCGTCACCATAGAAACCGGCGCTCAAATAGTAGTCCCCTTGTTTGTGAGCGAAGGAGACATAATTCGCATCAACACTCAAACGGGAGAATACGTGGAAAGAGTAGAAAAAGGGAAATAAAAATTAAAAATTTAACATGTTAAGAACCGATCGGAAATTAAGTTGTCGAATTTTAATTTTCTATTATATCCCCTATGTTTTCGGTATTGTCTCTTCCAAGATTTTTTTTAGTCCTTCTGTGTCAACGGTTTTTCTTTCCCGTTTTGTTTTCTGTAGCGGCGGCATAGTTCTTAAAGGGAAAGAAGATACCGATTTGTTTCCCTCTCTTCCTTTTTCACGCGTTTTTATAAAACAATCTTTGCAATAAACCGGTCTTTTGCCATCCGGCTTAAAGGGCAACACCGTTCCTTTTTTGCAGAGTTCACAAAATGCTTTAAAAGACTGTACTGTTCCCTGTCTAACAGGGTCGGACGATATTCCCACCCTTGGCGCGACAGATTTAAACTCCGGCTTTTTTAATTCCGGCAAAAAACCTGTTTCATCAGCTATTTTAACGCCGGATGCTATTCCTATTTGTTTTTCAACATCGGCAATAGGCGTTCCATACATTTTTCTTGAATATTCTATAATTTCATCTACATAGGAAATTTCCGGTTTAGGCGATGGAGCAAGAGTGATGGCCGAAAAAGGTCGCGAAGGAACGCCGTCAATCATCAGGCGCAAGTAAATATTATAATTGGGCAGGTTTAAAAGATCTTGCGCAATAATGTTCGGCCCAAATTGT
Protein-coding sequences here:
- a CDS encoding adenosylcobalamin-dependent ribonucleoside-diphosphate reductase, which translates into the protein MPDDLVKCEWTEDAIKLINERYLRRDKDGQVTETVEGMCWRVAYFIASADKKFGHSEEEIIALAREFYSLMAERKFFPNAPTIYNAGTGNGLQFSACFVLPIEDSMDEIYDAIKWQAIIHKSGGGTGFSFSSLRPKNALVKSTRGRSSGPLSFLEVFNTSTEHVKQGGMRRGANMAVMNVHHPDILDFIRSKSTLTGKNKATYEGIKEYLYSSYALELLRKSLLATQIANFNISVAATDVFMKAVRENTEYDLIDPQDGKVVGRLKAREVFEMIVNMAWETGDPGLWFIDRTNAGRANPIPALKTINATNPCGEQPLFDFDVCNLGSLNLANFVYKEGSGYLVDWENLKKSTELAVHFLDNVIELNPYPLPQITDLAHKIRRIGLGVMGWADMLAYLDVPYASDDACRMAEEVSAFVNKMGHRESRRLAVKRGPFPLWDQSIYKDEEPIRNCTVTTIAPTGEIRILAGCSGGVEPYFGLTEIHRFEDRILHRIQPGFKRFIEVAKERGFYSQTLMDEVKNRGHIGDLDGIPEEVKKVFVTTHEIAPEWHVRIQAAFQKNTDNGVSKTINLPNSATPADIEKAYWMAYELGCLGVTVFRDGCKGGVLSVGVGKKDESKKSRDFIKSRPKLVLGSTIRMDTPDGAAFITINFDSEAGSSEPFELFVNVAKAGTDAAADAEAIGRLASSFLRLDSPKSAVERLVQLKDQLKGIGGSRVSGFGKDKVTSLADGISKAIDVYLVRFGFVSDIEKSEEKSVFDQKHEESVGFSGNRCPKCKQNTIIYQEGCTRCSSCDYSTC
- a CDS encoding elongation factor P, with product MKRKNIYVTCYVLRETMLSINDLQNGTYIVYENAPYQVLEVRHLHIGRGGSSIQTKLKNLKTGQVLARNFKPADMFEEADVEKRKVKYLYNHRDEYWFAEEKNEKNRFIIKVDVLGDIIHFLKPNTMVEALNFKGEILTITLPIKMDFKVIEAPPATRGNTAQGGTKTVTIETGAQIVVPLFVSEGDIIRINTQTGEYVERVEKGK